One segment of Thermincola ferriacetica DNA contains the following:
- the imdcA gene encoding inner-membrane decaheme cytochrome A, with amino-acid sequence MGIRDKFKFDLSKTEDKLKLFILVSGALLFILVAAVAGISLTMSPEFCVLCHDAMQPEYVTWKVSSHSNIRCVDCHMEPGVVNILIEKVMASKHLINYAITKEYKEEKPLHMKNELPSHLCEKCHNVKNRNFTLSGDLIVPHELHGEKGVGCVKCHSGVAHGNIYKRGVSVGDIGAWTLEDGKKNMAKQFTQPDMDVCVECHMNPAKFGVQGVKSVTFRCEACHKSIFTPENHKDKGWTSQGLHGVSAESGDKEFKGCVMCHSIGVKTEKIATGNKVKDFAWGNQFCSSCHAKLPPSHAQRDVWMPNHKKVVATKGMKNCEACHSLKAPEGKVSAPAGLYCNKCHWFK; translated from the coding sequence ATGGGTATCCGAGACAAATTTAAGTTTGATTTATCAAAGACCGAGGATAAACTGAAACTGTTTATCCTGGTAAGCGGCGCTCTTTTGTTTATCCTGGTTGCTGCTGTGGCGGGGATTTCATTAACCATGTCCCCAGAATTCTGTGTCTTATGTCATGACGCCATGCAGCCCGAATACGTGACGTGGAAAGTATCATCACACAGTAATATTCGCTGTGTGGACTGTCACATGGAGCCGGGTGTAGTTAACATATTAATAGAAAAAGTAATGGCTTCCAAACACTTAATTAATTATGCCATAACCAAGGAATATAAGGAAGAGAAACCTCTGCACATGAAAAACGAACTGCCAAGCCATCTCTGTGAGAAGTGTCATAATGTGAAGAACCGGAACTTCACACTCTCTGGTGATCTCATTGTGCCGCACGAGTTGCACGGAGAAAAAGGAGTAGGATGCGTGAAGTGCCACTCCGGTGTTGCCCATGGTAATATTTACAAGAGGGGTGTCAGTGTTGGCGACATTGGAGCATGGACCTTGGAAGACGGAAAGAAAAATATGGCTAAGCAATTTACTCAGCCGGATATGGATGTCTGTGTGGAATGTCACATGAACCCGGCCAAGTTCGGCGTGCAAGGGGTTAAAAGCGTTACCTTCCGCTGCGAAGCTTGTCATAAATCAATCTTTACTCCGGAAAACCATAAAGACAAAGGCTGGACCTCCCAGGGCTTACATGGTGTGAGCGCCGAGTCCGGCGACAAAGAGTTCAAGGGCTGCGTAATGTGCCACAGCATCGGTGTGAAGACCGAGAAGATTGCTACCGGCAACAAGGTTAAGGACTTTGCTTGGGGTAATCAGTTCTGCTCCAGTTGTCATGCCAAACTGCCGCCAAGCCATGCACAGAGAGATGTCTGGATGCCGAACCACAAAAAAGTTGTGGCCACCAAGGGCATGAAGAACTGTGAAGCATGCCACAGCCTGAAGGCTCCCGAAGGAAAGGTTTCTGCACCCGCCGGTCTCTATTGCAACAAGTGTCACTGGTTCAAGTAG
- a CDS encoding NapC/NirT family cytochrome c translates to MKLPQWSLFKKLDLSKTEDRLKLFILVSAVCTFMLIAVAGAIRVTMEPSFCGKCHVMRPEYVTWEASSHVQVACTDCHIKPGLGNLIIHKIAALKELALYFTNTYDRPIKMSHKLPDEVCTQCHSTFREYTPSGDLIIPHERHAAKGVMCVECHSGVAHGNIVRRGLTRDGNYAAWTTAVGKQQMAKDFTEPKMNVCMDCHSKRKVTNACEACHTSITMPPDHKVKGFGVTHGKLAKKDISYCNKCHSYAVAGNEIPGVSKVAEYARGNSFCYNCHMKRPDGHTEDWRVIHKRSAKNNVDGCLVCHNNTPPRKEDLATPTYCQQCHGAVAKAETSNSGVVQKSGVPQAEKQAAKPGNTADDFKKTKAHPPGWRKQHPQFIKTEGIARGRCFSCHDTTNCSRCHTGTN, encoded by the coding sequence ATGAAGTTACCTCAATGGAGCTTGTTTAAAAAACTGGATCTTTCAAAGACGGAAGACAGGCTGAAACTATTTATTCTTGTATCTGCTGTCTGTACCTTTATGTTAATAGCTGTGGCCGGCGCCATTCGGGTTACCATGGAACCATCATTTTGTGGCAAATGCCATGTAATGAGGCCTGAATATGTAACGTGGGAGGCTTCCTCCCACGTTCAGGTTGCCTGCACCGACTGTCACATTAAGCCGGGTCTGGGCAACCTGATTATACATAAGATTGCGGCGCTCAAGGAGTTGGCCCTGTATTTTACGAACACTTATGATCGTCCGATAAAAATGAGCCATAAGCTTCCCGATGAGGTCTGTACGCAGTGCCATTCAACCTTTCGTGAATATACTCCGTCGGGTGATTTAATAATTCCCCATGAGCGCCACGCGGCTAAAGGTGTAATGTGCGTGGAATGCCATTCGGGAGTGGCCCACGGTAATATTGTCAGACGGGGTTTAACCAGGGACGGGAATTATGCGGCCTGGACCACTGCTGTCGGGAAACAGCAAATGGCCAAGGATTTTACCGAGCCGAAAATGAATGTCTGTATGGACTGCCACAGTAAACGTAAGGTAACAAATGCCTGCGAGGCTTGCCATACATCGATTACCATGCCGCCTGACCATAAAGTCAAGGGTTTTGGCGTCACCCACGGGAAACTGGCTAAGAAGGATATAAGTTATTGTAACAAGTGTCACTCTTATGCAGTGGCCGGAAATGAAATCCCCGGAGTCAGCAAAGTTGCCGAATATGCCAGGGGGAATTCCTTCTGTTACAACTGCCATATGAAACGACCCGATGGCCATACTGAAGACTGGCGTGTCATTCATAAGCGGTCTGCCAAAAACAATGTTGACGGATGCTTAGTATGCCATAACAATACTCCGCCCAGGAAAGAGGACCTGGCGACTCCGACCTATTGTCAGCAATGCCATGGTGCTGTGGCCAAAGCTGAAACATCTAACAGCGGTGTTGTACAGAAGAGCGGCGTTCCGCAAGCGGAGAAGCAGGCGGCGAAGCCGGGCAACACGGCTGACGACTTTAAGAAAACCAAAGCCCACCCGCCAGGCTGGAGAAAACAGCACCCACAGTTTATTAAGACTGAAGGGATTGCCAGGGGCAGATGTTTCTCCTGCCACGATACAACCAACTGTTCACGGTGCCATACGGGAACGAATTAA